Part of the Montipora foliosa isolate CH-2021 chromosome 13, ASM3666993v2, whole genome shotgun sequence genome is shown below.
TTCTAGAGTTCCAATTGGCTCACTAAACCTCAATCATCAGCTTGTATACTGAATGATCTCACCAAGTtttatcaagtttaaaaaattgtGACAGGCCAAGCCAAAATTTCAACATCCAAATGTTAAgaatttattcaaatttgatAAATCAAAATTTTCCATTCAGGCTTGTTAGATATCAGATTGGTCAAAACCAACTTGGCACTATACCTTAATTCAGTTGGGCAACTTGTGAAAAGTCTGTTTTTTAGCCTCAAAACTCAAATTTTTGTGAACATCTCATAAATAATTATGATCAAGGTAACAAAATCATTCCCTGGTCTTAATAAGCATTTCACTAAGTTAAGGTTCCACTGTATGAAGATTTAATCTTTAACTTGAAGATTGATGATTTCTGCAAAAAAGATGAGCTCTCAACAACCAAGTCAAACTGCTAAAGTTAAAAGGTACTTTTCTCTGGACAATAAAATTAGTGTATGATAAATCTTCTGAATAAGGTGCTGCGTAATTCAGTCTCTCTTGTTTAGAACATTTCAAGCTATGACTTTTGACTATgatttcaaatgaaaaaaagtcaGTGATACACAATCAAGCCAACATTGAACTAGAATTTTATCTTATAGAAAGGATTGAACTGAAGTAAAAATTAATCCTTAAATCATCTTAATTTCATATGTTCTTAATAAAGCACAAAACCACACCAAACGTGATCAAAAAAGGTCAAAAAGTGAGTCTGGTGAGCAACTAAAAATGCTGGAAGCATCCGCTTGTGAATGCTGATACAGCGCCTGTTGACTTTCTTTACTAAACAAGTTGTTTGAAAAAATACTGAATTTGAATAGTACTCTGATATTTTATCCTCTTCCTGTGCAGAACCAGCTGTTTGGCAAGGGCAAGGACAGAATATTCCATGCAGGTGCGCGTATCAAGAGGGCTTTATCACCTGGTAGGAATCCTGATTGGTATGACATATCCCCACAGTCTTCACCAAAAGTTCCTCGCCTCTCGTTTGATCCAGAGATTAGTGATGATGAAGACAACAACGATGATAAAGAAAAAGATAGTGTGTCAGCTGCCAACTGAGGCATTGTCTTTGGAGCGTAGCTATAATGAGGAAATCAGAGTGATAAAAAGTTGTGTAGATACAGTAAATTGTAACTCAAATGAAGTGAATGCCAATTAATATTTCAATGATTAACCATGGAAGTGCCAACTAAGGGTTTGATCACTCAATCAGTTTCAGCCTGGACTAAAATGTGGGCCCACTGACCAGGTTTTAGTTTAGGGACAATGTTGAATTTCTGGCTGGATGTGCAATGTAAAATTTAGTATGAAAATTTACTACAGTGTAGGATATGAAAACATCATGATACTGAAGGGATTCTCTTATGTCCATGTTCCTAAAAATCCAGCTTGATTAGCAAAACTCAGCTTGGGCCAGAACTTTGTTTGTGCTatccaaataattttattgagaTGCATTTAGAACTTCATCAAGTTGGGCTGGAGGTTTAACTTGCCCTGAAATTTGCAGGTTGTCATTCCTTAATTAGTATGCAATGATGTGTTGACAAGGCAAAATCATTAAGGAAGATCCTGatgataattattgtgaaattgcTGTCACTTGAGTTGGTTGATTGGTTTTTGGGAAAGGATATTGGTCAGCTTCTTTGGATAACTTGATATGTCCAGGCTGCCAATAATCCTTGCAATTGAGGAACAGCCATAAATGAAAATAAGCCTTGCTGATCATGCCATATTTCACAGTAAGACTGAggaggatgtttttttttttgagacagAAAAAGCATAATGCATTGGAATGATAATTATTTATTGAAAAAACAACcactgaaatgaaaatgaatcATGTTTGCATTTGTGGAAACAAGCCCTACACTATAGATTTGCAAAATATAATTGTAATCTTGCATCCACAAGTCACAAACAATGGTAAGTTTTGGTTTTACTGTCGACAACTTCCTCCCTCTAAAATCATGTTAGGTGCCAATGTGacttatcaagtgaagctgtgatcctcgcagttatgaatgcaatttttgcaattgcacaGAGaatcctgaaaatttcaggacttaaatggggtttgaacctTTGACCTTGTGATACTGGTATGATGCTCTATTATAAACCAACTgagagctatgaagccactgacgttgggagctggtcatttgtgggttctaatgttcctcATGGGAGCGTCGCACctgtatcgcgaggtcacgggttcaaaccccattgaagtcctgaattttccaggattctctatgcaattgcaaaaattacgttcataactgtgaggatcatagcttcacttgatttcatatccacagttcgacatatgatccatttcatatatcatttcatcgctAATGTGACTTATCTTGCGTGAAAGCAATAGTTACATGCATCATTGTactagaccaaatcggctaactcaaagttgtacccaattcaaaccctttaagttaaaacattttgttccaggcatttccatatcatttaaatgtgaatgccacattataatgcaaatataTCGAGCAAACAATCTTAACCCCAAGAGATTTAAATTAGGTACAATTACACCGAATTATCCAATTTGGTCTCTTGGCTGGAACTTTGTAACATAAGACCATTATTTTGTGTTAGAGTAGTTCAGAAACAGACAGTTAAAGACCCTTTTTTCCACTACTTTCACCTGGATGTCTGTGCCGTGTTATAATGACTATAGTGTCCTGTTATGACAGTTAcaaaggaagaaaaaataacttgtcataaaatagaaaaaagaaTCATTTGGTGAGTCTTACACAACATAGAGACAGCAGGTTCTTTTTCCagatttattttcattaaattataCATTATAAGGGCATtgattatattatttattttcaacAATAGTTGTTATAAAAATAGAGTCtagcattataattattatatatatattttaagcaTAAACTTTGATATTTTGCTAATTCAAAAATGGAAACAATGCAtcaatataaaataatataagCAACTTACAGGATGAGAAAGAAATAAGGAAACTTAATTCTGTATTCAAGAACTGAAATCAGTTTTGGTTTATGgtaaaattcattttctttaagtaCACACTTTCCTAATCAAGCTATTATTACTACATGTATGACTGTCATTTGCAGGATCCATTTCACTTTTCAATTTGTATTAATTGTTTACCTTAATTATTTGGCAacaacagggcttgaaattgcaaccaatacaatcaCATTTGCCCTGAATTTTTTCCATTTGCAACTTGAATATCTAGGGGAGTTGCAAATTCACCTTTGCTCTTATGAAATAGAAGGGATGGCAGTTGCAACTTTGCAGCTACTTTAGCTAAACTAAATAAAGAAAGTTCAAAAGTTTCtggtcatgaattttgtttcaatctatTGTTACcataacattattttttatattAGCCCCACCAGGGTCACATGACCCCGCTAAAAGCGAGTCTAACTTGCTGTCCTTATAAACAACCAAGCATCACATCAAAATAATTGTTAGATAACATTTAGCTGATAGGGCTCTTGTCCCTGAGGAGAATCATCTGACAGACTTGGAAAGTGCTGGACGAACTGACCACATACAAGTAATACAGTGGGGATTCTTTCAACTAAAAAAAGCCATCACAGTGGGAACAGTAACACAATACAATATACTTCTCTACATTTTGTATGCACCCAAGGACACCCCCAatagatagagtaaaatctgtcaaagTCAATGGGATAAGATCTTTTGTGAACAATCTTAGTAAGGGGACAAAACATTACAACCAATTTAAAGTTTgagcaaaatgaaaaatacaacaGAGACTAACAAAAGAAGAACAAGCAATGTGCCATAATGCATGAGTGGTGTGATTGGGACAGATCGCACCACCTCCTCAGCCCTGTCCCACTTGTGTGGTCCTTGCAGTCTGTACTGTGCTGCACCACAGGAGCCCACGATGAGATTCCATGCAAGAGAAGGATGCTTCCACAGTTGAGGCTTTGCACCAAAATATGCTGCAATTTCATCATTGTAGACTATGGGGTCTTGTTGGATTGTGTGCCTTGCTGAACTGTAAAAAATTCTTTCACTGTTTTGCTGGTCTTTCTGCAATTCTTGTCGCATCTTTTCTGCCATGGGAAGTTTGACTGTCCCTTTGCAAAGCTCAGAGAACCATCTGGCCTGGATCTCAGAAACAGACAACAGTCCACCCGATGATGGCTGGACAAAACCAATAAATGCTAGGGAGGCACCAATCACGGGggaaaacacatttttaaaaagcttGATTTTGTTTGAGCCCTTTTCCATAATTAAATCTCTAATGCTGCCATCTAAGAATGGCAAGTCAATATGGTAACCAGTACAACAAACCACTGCATCTGCTTCAATCTCTGATCCATCGGTAAAAATGACTTTGTGTCCATGAACAGTTGAAATGTTTGGCTTAATAACTATGTTTCGTCTCTGTATGTGATGCATTAATGTGGGACTAACAGTGGGCTGTGTTTGACGAGCATGCATTTTGGGGTTTAAATTCCAACGCCACGGGCTCCCGTAAAGACACTGGATCACAAACTCCAGAATAAAATTTGCTACACTCCATGGAAGCCAAAGGAAGAGCCGACACCCATAATGATCTACAGGATACCCTTGTACATAATTAGGAAAGATCCACGCTCCTGACCTTGTAGAGATAAAAATGGGCTTTTCCCCACCCAATTCTGTCACATTAACTGCTACGTCAACAGCACTGTTACCAATCCCAACTACAACAACTTTCTTTCCTCCGAGCCCATTTGTAATAGCATCCTTATAATCTACACTGTGAAAAATTCTGCCATGAAATGTTTCTTGGCCTTCAAAATGAGGAATGTTTGGTAAAGCATGATGTCCAGTCGCTATGGCAACAAACTTTGCAAAGGTCTCTTTGAATTCTGATAGGTGATTTCCTTTTCTGTCAACTTTGACTGATGTAATTTTCCAACCTAAAGGAGCCTTTTCCATTTTGATCACCTTAGAGTTGAATTCTACATGCTTGTTCAAATCAAAATGCTTTGCATAGTTCTTGATATATTCTGCCATGTCAACGTGGCTTGGGAAATCAGGGGTGTCATCTGGGAACGGAAAATCCGAGAAGCAGTAGTTCTGTTTAGACACATTGCTGTGAAAGGGATGCAAAGATTGAGTGCATGTTTATCAAAATTTGATTAAAAGAGCAAGATCAAATGCATAACTTTTTTAATTACCTAAGGGATTTCATGAATGTCCCCCACTGAAAGTCCATAAGAATACTTgagtgcgggttatagatgtAGGGGAAAAGTGACCCGtgcacttagctggacaatttattTCCCATTGGAGctacctgaaattttcaggtgtctataataaattattattaattaaacaCCATATTATCGCTTgaattgtccagctaagtgcaAGGGTTCTTCCTTAAAAAAGACAACAATGACATAAAATCCTTATGGTTTGagcccaggagtcatatcataattaagtccAGGTGAGGATAGTCCTGAGATTGACCGTCATTCAAAACAGTTCttttcaggactacactcacccagacgatcaTACTTCACATATTCATAATACTGACAGAGCCATAAAAAGGTTTTCTCTTACATGTGAGTAAATCTCATGACACCATATCCATCTTCTGTAAACTGCCACAGACCCCCAATATGATCTGTTTTCTCGTAAACAATGATTTTAAAATTGTCATCTAGTAAACACTTTGCTGTTGCAATCCCAGAAATACCAGCACCAATAACTGCCACGTCATATTCCATAGGACTGGTCATTGCCATCTTCGGTTATCTtaaaaaatacagtaaaaaaatgaagaaatactCTTACACTGATAAGTACAGGATCTAACAAAGAGAGCTTTAACATGGAAACTTATGGAAAGTGTTCATTTGCAGTTGCCACTCCAATGCTTTTGAATTACATGCTAGATGATATGTGAAGACCAGCACTATAgtgaacaaaattattataagaGTGCAAGCTGAAAGATTTCTCTTTTCACAGCCTTTTGTAAACTAAGCAATATTGTCTATGCAAGgtgcacggtggcctcatggtgagtgtgctcgactccggatcgagtggtccaggttcgggtcctggcccgggacattgtgttgtgttcttgggtaagacaactctcacggtgcctctctccacccaggtgtataaatgggtagcAGTGAATttatgctgggggtaaccctgcgatggactagcatcccatccaggggggagtagaaatactcctagttgcttcatgctacagaaaccggagataagcgccggcctggtgggccttctaggctcgtagcagacttaacTTAATGTTAAGTTTTTAGGCTTTTAGGTTTATATCACATCATAAGGCATGAACCGTTGTGAAAAAGCATTCAGTTATATACATTCAATTTGCAGCAGTAAAAAATGTGTGTGTGCTATATTCTCTTATTAAATAGGATAAGAGGGCATGCAAGCGTAACCTGCTGAGGATACTGAAAACCACTTCACCCTAAGCAATGTGTATGAATAAACAAAATATCTATATAGCTATAATTACTGTTGCTAAAAAGGGCAACAGATCTCTGAAATCTACTGCTTGACTGACTACGGATTCAGCAATGTTCACGTCACCACTGTAAACATCAGAGTGATATTAAGGGAACCAGGCAGCAAAGCTTTCtcttatcatttttattattattattattattattattattattattattattattattattattattattattgatgctTTTGATGCACAGTAAAAGACAGTAGACACAACTTTGGCGTAAATGAGAggcagggaatgtactggcaaggtGGGGATAATACCTACCACCAGTATGGACCACCAGATGAGGGGCTTAGGCACATAGCCGAGGGTGTGCCTCATACCTGTATTGCAAGGCAGGTATACAGTTGCTGGCATAATGAcctggggccaagttaacccagtccagcaaagtaacaatatgccccctcCCTGATGGagcttcagcacagggctgaaggggtgctGCAAGCAGCAATTCCCTGCCCTTACTTTACTACAGAGAATTATTAACGAGGTTACACTAAGCttgtaagtaaaaaaataaatcaatcaaaaaTACAAATGAGCAAGAAAGCGAAACAGGGGAGGCAAGAAGGGATTAAACTGCTGAACAGGAAAACAGAACAAGTTGAGCTTTGGAAATGTCAATCTGAGAAGGATCACATGGTGGGATGAATGAAAGAGCCAAATAAGGTAGTCACGTGATGGGAAGTCACGCTCTCCTCCCATGCTctgcccagtatttgcttaccagcattaacatctatttttattctaaaatatcatttattattatcattattattatgatcatcatcattatggtttcatcattattattaaaactttgccaaaattcatttttttaattaactATTTTTATATTTAGTTCTAAATTTTTAAAGAAGATATTTTATTCAGCCAtagtctattaactatgattcaGCCTTACCTCTCCAGTGATGCTTGCCTGGTTATAGTTTTCTTAGTGTCAAAATTATTTCCATCAACATCTACACGTCCCAGCACTTGCATTTTTTTGGCAAAGtccttttgacttatggctgaaAGTCGGCTGAAAGTCGTTTTGGTAGTATTGTTAATTgtgaaattgtttaattttaatttggtAAAAAGGGAATTTAACTTCAAAACTGATGTGCATATTCCTCCCGCGACAGAGGAATTCTTAAAGCAGTGACGGGCAATGCAATTGATGTCCTTTGAAAATAAATTGACTACAGTATGGTGTACATCAAAATTGTCATCTAGCGCTTTATGAATAATAACGCTTCTGATTACCTTGGAGTTACGACACGCAAAGAAGATCCTGGCTCTTGCAAACGCAGTCTTTCTTTCTAATTTAAATTGGTAATGACAGGCTTAAAAGCAACCAGAAAATCGCGTGCTTTACACGCGCTCGCTTTTGCGAAAAGCGTTGTCACGAATAGTCACGAGTTGATCGGAGGGCTTCGGATGTTTAAACAACCCAACTACGAGTACCCTCCGTACAAACGTGAAATGGACAAATCATTtaatttttgaggagagaaGCTCGGCGACATCTCAGAGAGGATTTGCAGAAGGTTCCAGAAGCAATCACAGATTATAGAATTTAAGCAAGTTCGATTAGGGTAAACACTGTTTGTAAGAAAAAATTCGGAGCATTACCTCTCCTCTCCTCACTTAAAATAAATGGTTATTGTGTCTGGAGTTTAGTCCATATATGGAAAGGCGCTCTTTAATTTAATTCTAtttcgcgccattttcaacaaatttcaagatggcgccAACTTCTTCTGAGGACGGAGCAAACAATTCACAAGATGGTATACTGTAAAATTTAGCTTCGTTGTTTGACAAGCAGAAGAATTTCATGCCAATAGTCTTTCTTTTATGTGCATATGTTTTCATCCATTTAGCTTCCCAGATAACAAGGCGGTCAAAGCGATCTGTGGGTCGCAAATCTGGAGCAACCTCTGCTCTTGATAGAATTAGGTTTGTTTCGAATTCTGTTTTCCCACGTGTAAAAGCTTTTACGAATATCACGATAAACAAATCCCGTGTTTTCTTTTGTGACAGGAAATTCCGTGAGACCGGTGAGCGTACCAAGTACGAGGTAACCAGAATTTGCCGTTACTGTTCTAACTGGTGGTCATGTAATAAACTTTGATCCGTTTGTAACGTTTCGACGACTGGAATACAATTAGGTTTAGCTCCTATAGATTTTCCAGCAAGATCTGAGATAGATTTTGGTGGAAtgacaattttcttttatttgctcTTATCACTTTTATTGATggtgaaattaaaaatatatttagaTCTCCATTCGCGACATAACCTTCAAAGTAAGTTATACTTATAATTTTGAGGGGGTAGTTATGAATCTGATCCAACAGATGCATCGACCAACACATTCGTCTGCATTTGGCACCCTGTTGACTGACGTGTCAGTTATCACTTATCTTTGAAAGGCTGACATGCTAGTTAGTGTTAGCCAATGCGTCAGCTGGCATAATGTGGAGCGACAGTCAGCTAATGGTTGATTGACAGTCTGTCATCTGACTGCCGACTGCTGACCTTTGTGTTGGTcatctttaatttttaaagttTATTTCATGCATTGGTAACCTGTTGATAAAACATTGGTGTATCTATAGCACTCTGGTGATCAATTTTCTGATGTGCCTTTTTTATATTGTTAAATATGTGGGTGTTTCTTGAGCTTTGCCAGTAATAGGTTGAAAAATCAACTTCCTCATTCAATATCatcttgttttgtgtttttttactCAATCCCCAAACAAAAGGCAATTGCCCATCATGGCCTACATTTTAGATACATGCATAAACACAATAACCAGCAACTCAAGTCAATTTAGGTCTAAATTGTGAAACTAATCGTCTCCATGTCATTAGTTCAGTCCCTGTCAAACTGTTCATACAAATTTGTCGtgaatttcattttgttgttaaGTGTTGGTAACGACATGGCCAAATTAGGAGAAGTGTCGACGCTGCTTGCTGTAGTTAGACTTCGTTGGTCTTTGGGGGTTACCAGCTCACACAGAGTCCAATAGACTAGACTTGAACACACTCAAGACTTGATTACATTCTGCTTTAATAGTTAAATCAAAGTGCTTATATACATAATGGTAGCTAGCTAAACGTGATTAAATATGTGAGGGAGTATACGATATTTCCATCCTAGTAAACATCCTAATTTTTACGTGAGCATAACCGCCTTACTTACATATCGATACATACGTAAATCCTGAGGAACTAGGCGTTTAGAATCCTACATGAAATCCTAGTATAAGAAAGGACTAGTTCCCACGATGTAATATGTTGGCTGTATATGCCTCGCGTAAACAGCAGATTTGCATGTTCGATTGAGCAACAATACAAATGTACCTCCGATTCGTATCAGATGAAAAACTGATCTACCTGTACTTGTAGGTCGACAGGTCACGTTAACTAAGTGTCGCGCTTTCCTTAACTTTACTACAATTTCCAGGTTGGTCAGGTACAAGATGTTTATCAGGTTGTAAATGAAGATGAATACTCTGACATTGTTAGAAAAAGACAAGAAGAAGACTGGGTGATTGATGATGGTGAGTAAACATTGTGTAACCGAGAAGGTCAGGGCTTCAGGATTGGTTAATGCTTAGGTGCgcaataaaagacaatacacacaacttgggcgtaaacgaggggcagggaatgtactggcaaggcgcggataatacccaccgccggtatggaccatcggatgaggggcctcggcaactagccgagggtgtgcctcatgcctgtattgcaaggcgggcatagttgctggcataatgtcctggggccaagttaacccagtccagcagagtaacaatatgccccctccctaacggggcttcagcacagggctgaaggggtgccgcaggcagcaattccccgccCATAGTTTATTAAAGAGAACTATTAACTAGGTTACAGTATGCTCATGAGCAAGATACACAAAAACCAGAAAGCAAAAAacggggagggagggagggattaaAATGCTGAGAGAAAAACTGAACGAGTTAAACTTTGGAAAATTTCAAGCCGAGAGGGCTCACATGGCAGGAAGAATGAGAGAGCCAAATAAGGTAGTCACGTGATGGGAACTCACTCTTTCCTTCCAGATCTCCCCGgtatttgcttaccagcattaacatctaatttattctaaaatatcattttcaacACAGTGGGGAGAGTACTCCCCCTCTTCAATTGTCTCTGCCCGGGTTCTtgtacttaacccattgaccccggagagtgagacttacagattttactctgtttaacgctAGATGATTGTACTCTTCAATGGGGGGCGTCCTAAGTGTGTGAATGGCTTAATCACGTGTGGGTCTAGTTTGTTTCT
Proteins encoded:
- the LOC137983011 gene encoding flavin-containing monooxygenase 5-like; protein product: MAMTSPMEYDVAVIGAGISGIATAKCLLDDNFKIIVYEKTDHIGGLWQFTEDGYGVMRFTHINVSKQNYCFSDFPFPDDTPDFPSHVDMAEYIKNYAKHFDLNKHVEFNSKVIKMEKAPLGWKITSVKVDRKGNHLSEFKETFAKFVAIATGHHALPNIPHFEGQETFHGRIFHSVDYKDAITNGLGGKKVVVVGIGNSAVDVAVNVTELGGEKPIFISTRSGAWIFPNYVQGYPVDHYGCRLFLWLPWSVANFILEFVIQCLYGSPWRWNLNPKMHARQTQPTVSPTLMHHIQRRNIVIKPNISTVHGHKVIFTDGSEIEADAVVCCTGYHIDLPFLDGSIRDLIMEKGSNKIKLFKNVFSPVIGASLAFIGFVQPSSGGLLSVSEIQARWFSELCKGTVKLPMAEKMRQELQKDQQNSERIFYSSARHTIQQDPIVYNDEIAAYFGAKPQLWKHPSLAWNLIVGSCGAAQYRLQGPHKWDRAEEVVRSVPITPLMHYGTLLVLLLLVSVVFFILLKL